A genomic region of Ewingella sp. CoE-038-23 contains the following coding sequences:
- the narX gene encoding nitrate/nitrite two-component system sensor histidine kinase NarX: protein MLRRAVTPLSLVSQIALLMLLLGLLGIGGMSVAAWMAQSIQGNAHAINKAGSLRMQSYRLLASVPLTPANNAYLRQMEQDQDNLDLRRAVQSEDLQPEFDALRRYWMTTLKDQIRQAQTPAQVASNVAVYVGQLDKLVAALEHKTEYHLTLISLVQRGLLLVTLLLLGLTIWFLRRRLLEPWKRLLAQANAVSASDFSQRYQVSQTARPHNEMDILGQSLNSMSQALERTVDSLAQLVDNKTADLQQKNQVLDFLYRVSRQLHTSAPLEQRLVPVLEELQKLTPLQSVQLRLYENNSAELFNDIGSPAASQHHLYSDNNASAENSHQQPLSWSLQDERENYGVLLAQLPQGTSLTRDQQRLVTTLLEQLTSTLMLARQAEHQQQLMLMEERSAIARELHDSLAQSLSCLKIQIACLQMQGSELTAENGQLVQQMRDELNTAYRQLRELLTTFRLQMNTPGLRAALQHAVDEFSARMGITIAFDYQLPPRSVPANQAIHLLHIAREALNNAFKHANAAQISLRLSCEHDEIMMQVTDDGHGIPENIERQHHYGLIIMQDRAKSLHGQCQITSRESGGTQVTVRFRPDALPINPQEQV from the coding sequence ATGCTTAGACGCGCTGTGACGCCGCTGTCGCTAGTCAGCCAAATTGCCCTGCTGATGCTGTTGCTCGGCCTGTTGGGCATTGGCGGGATGAGCGTCGCCGCGTGGATGGCGCAGAGCATTCAGGGTAACGCCCATGCCATCAATAAGGCCGGTTCGCTGCGTATGCAGAGCTATCGCCTGCTGGCCTCGGTGCCTCTGACCCCGGCCAATAACGCCTATTTGCGCCAGATGGAGCAAGATCAGGACAATCTCGATCTGCGCCGCGCGGTGCAAAGTGAAGATCTCCAGCCAGAATTCGATGCCCTGCGCCGCTACTGGATGACCACGCTGAAGGACCAAATTCGCCAGGCACAGACTCCCGCGCAGGTGGCCTCCAACGTGGCGGTGTATGTCGGCCAGTTAGACAAACTGGTGGCCGCGCTGGAGCATAAGACCGAATACCACCTGACGCTGATTTCACTGGTTCAGCGCGGCCTGCTGCTGGTCACGCTCTTACTGCTGGGGCTGACGATTTGGTTTCTACGCCGTCGGCTGCTGGAGCCGTGGAAACGGCTGCTGGCGCAGGCCAACGCGGTGAGCGCCAGCGATTTTAGCCAGCGTTATCAGGTAAGCCAGACGGCCCGCCCGCACAATGAAATGGATATTCTCGGCCAGTCGCTGAACAGTATGTCGCAGGCGCTGGAGCGCACGGTGGACAGCCTGGCGCAGCTGGTAGATAACAAAACTGCCGATTTACAGCAGAAGAATCAGGTGCTGGATTTTCTCTATCGCGTCAGCCGCCAGCTGCATACCAGCGCCCCGCTGGAGCAGCGTTTGGTGCCGGTGCTGGAGGAGTTACAGAAGCTGACGCCGCTACAGTCCGTGCAGCTGCGGCTGTATGAGAACAACAGCGCCGAGCTGTTTAATGATATCGGCAGTCCGGCTGCAAGCCAGCACCATTTATATAGCGACAACAACGCATCGGCTGAAAATAGCCACCAGCAACCTCTCAGCTGGAGTTTGCAAGACGAGCGCGAGAATTACGGGGTTCTGCTGGCGCAGCTTCCACAGGGCACCTCGCTAACGCGCGACCAGCAGCGTCTGGTGACGACCCTACTGGAGCAACTGACCAGCACCTTAATGCTGGCAAGACAGGCTGAACATCAGCAGCAATTGATGCTGATGGAAGAGCGTTCCGCCATTGCCCGTGAGCTGCACGATTCGCTGGCGCAGTCCCTCTCCTGCCTGAAAATCCAAATTGCCTGTTTGCAAATGCAAGGGAGCGAGTTGACGGCAGAAAACGGCCAGCTGGTGCAGCAGATGCGCGACGAACTGAATACGGCTTATCGCCAGTTGCGCGAACTGCTGACCACTTTCCGCCTACAGATGAACACCCCCGGCCTGCGCGCCGCCTTGCAGCACGCGGTAGATGAGTTCTCGGCCCGCATGGGGATCACTATCGCTTTTGACTACCAGTTACCACCGCGATCGGTACCGGCCAATCAGGCGATTCACCTGCTGCACATTGCCCGCGAAGCCCTGAACAACGCCTTTAAGCACGCCAATGCTGCGCAAATTTCACTAAGACTCAGCTGTGAGCACGACGAAATTATGATGCAAGTGACCGACGACGGTCATGGCATCCCAGAAAATATCGAAAGACAGCACCATTACGGCCTGATCATCATGCAAGATCGCGCCAAAAGTTTGCACGGCCAATGCCAGATCACCAGCCGGGAAAGCGGTGGGACACAGGTCACCGTCCGCTTCCGTCCAGACGCATTGCCGATTAATCCTCAGGAGCAAGTATGA
- a CDS encoding NarK family nitrate/nitrite MFS transporter: protein MPHTSATPASKPSRLLQDWRPEDSAFWEKTGHKVASRNLWISVPSLLLGFCVWMLFSLVAVNLNKVGFNFTTDQLFMLTAIPSVSGAILRVPYSFMIPLFGGRRWTAISTVFLIIPCAWLGFAVQDTSTSYNTFLIISLLCGFGGANFASSMANISFFYPKAKQGGALGINGGLGNMGVSVMQLLAPLAISLGIFGAFSQPQTLADGSSMWLQNAAWIWVPFLIICTVAAWFGMNDLASSKASIRQQLPVLKRGHLWIMCVLYLAAFGSFIGFSAGFAMLTKTQFPEVNIMHYAFFGPFFGALARSGGGMLSDRLGGVRVTFWNYVVMAIAAALLFLTLPSGGAGGNFPAFFGVFMVLFLTAGLGSGSTYQMIAVIFRKLTTDQALARGETAESAQREAITDTAAALGFISSIGAIGGFFIPKAFGTSLAMTGSPAGAMKVFLVFYVVCAVITWVVYWRNLDKGFATKKAR, encoded by the coding sequence ATGCCCCATACTTCAGCAACACCCGCGTCTAAACCGTCGAGACTCCTTCAGGACTGGCGGCCGGAAGACTCCGCGTTCTGGGAGAAAACCGGCCATAAAGTGGCCAGCCGTAATCTGTGGATCTCTGTTCCTTCGCTCTTGTTAGGGTTCTGCGTCTGGATGTTGTTCAGCCTGGTCGCGGTCAATCTCAACAAGGTGGGTTTTAACTTCACCACCGACCAACTGTTTATGCTGACCGCCATTCCATCGGTGTCCGGTGCCATTCTGCGCGTGCCTTACTCCTTTATGATCCCGCTATTCGGCGGACGTCGCTGGACCGCCATCAGCACGGTATTTTTGATTATCCCATGCGCCTGGCTGGGTTTTGCGGTGCAAGACACCAGCACGTCTTACAATACTTTCCTGATTATCTCTTTGCTCTGTGGTTTCGGCGGCGCGAACTTCGCATCCAGCATGGCAAATATCAGCTTCTTCTACCCGAAAGCCAAGCAGGGCGGCGCGCTGGGGATTAATGGCGGTTTGGGGAATATGGGCGTCAGCGTGATGCAGTTGCTGGCTCCGTTAGCTATTTCACTGGGCATTTTTGGTGCTTTTAGCCAGCCACAGACCTTGGCCGATGGCAGCAGCATGTGGCTGCAAAATGCCGCGTGGATCTGGGTGCCTTTCCTGATTATCTGCACCGTCGCCGCGTGGTTCGGCATGAACGATTTGGCGTCGTCGAAAGCCTCGATTCGCCAGCAGTTGCCGGTGTTAAAGCGCGGTCACCTGTGGATCATGTGCGTGCTGTATCTGGCGGCGTTCGGCTCATTTATCGGCTTTTCCGCCGGTTTTGCCATGCTGACCAAAACCCAATTTCCTGAAGTGAATATCATGCACTACGCCTTCTTCGGCCCGTTCTTCGGTGCACTGGCGCGTTCCGGCGGCGGCATGTTGTCTGACCGTTTAGGCGGCGTTCGCGTGACTTTCTGGAACTACGTGGTGATGGCGATTGCCGCCGCCTTGCTGTTCTTAACGCTGCCAAGCGGCGGCGCGGGTGGCAATTTCCCAGCCTTCTTCGGCGTGTTTATGGTGCTGTTCCTGACTGCCGGTCTGGGCAGTGGTTCGACTTATCAGATGATTGCGGTGATCTTCCGCAAACTGACCACCGACCAAGCACTGGCTCGCGGCGAAACGGCAGAATCCGCCCAGCGCGAAGCCATCACCGACACTGCCGCGGCATTAGGCTTTATCTCCTCCATTGGCGCAATTGGCGGCTTCTTCATCCCGAAAGCCTTCGGCACATCCCTCGCCATGACCGGCTCTCCGGCGGGCGCAATGAAAGTGTTCCTGGTGTTTTACGTGGTGTGCGCGGTGATCACATGGGTAGTTTACTGGCGGAATTTGGATAAGGGGTTTGCGACGAAGAAAGCTCGTTGA
- the narL gene encoding two-component system response regulator NarL has translation MNDATPSTILLIDDHPMLRNGVKQLIALDSTLQVIGEASNGEQGVELAKQLDPDLILLDLNMPGMNGLDTLDKMRQTDLSGRIVVFSVSNHEDDVVTALKRGADGYLLKDMEPEDLLAALHNAAGGKMVLSEALTPVLAASLRESRPSGDRDIQSLTPRERDIIKLIAEGLPNKVIARRLNITESTVKVHVKHLLKKMKLKSRVEAAVWVLQSNVI, from the coding sequence ATGAACGACGCCACCCCTTCCACCATTTTGTTGATTGATGACCACCCGATGCTGCGCAACGGCGTTAAGCAGTTGATCGCGCTGGACAGCACCTTGCAGGTGATTGGCGAAGCGAGTAACGGCGAGCAAGGCGTTGAACTGGCAAAACAGCTCGACCCGGATTTAATCCTGTTAGATCTCAATATGCCCGGCATGAACGGCCTCGATACGCTGGATAAAATGCGTCAAACCGACCTTTCTGGGCGCATCGTGGTGTTTAGCGTGTCGAATCATGAAGATGACGTGGTGACCGCCCTGAAACGCGGCGCCGACGGCTATCTGCTTAAAGATATGGAGCCCGAAGACCTGCTCGCCGCGCTACACAACGCCGCGGGCGGCAAGATGGTGCTCAGCGAAGCCCTGACGCCAGTGCTGGCGGCCAGCCTGCGCGAGAGTCGCCCGAGTGGCGATCGCGACATTCAATCCTTGACGCCGCGCGAGCGCGATATCATCAAACTGATCGCCGAAGGCTTGCCCAATAAGGTGATCGCCCGCCGCCTGAACATCACCGAAAGCACGGTAAAAGTTCACGTGAAGCACCTATTGAAGAAGATGAAACTCAAATCCCGCGTCGAAGCGGCGGTCTGGGTGCTACAAAGTAATGTGATTTAA